Proteins from one Leptonema illini DSM 21528 genomic window:
- a CDS encoding DUF3341 domain-containing protein has translation MVEGLIEKTFEYTYRETTNGVFGLFSTPEQISHAAKETVKKGFTNFDCLTPFPVHGLEYDMGLKRSKIPYVTFVMGLVGLATAIFLQLNVHEMVIPVTITHAIDAMPNLNSYPINYGGKPTYSWPAMLPIAFELTVLFAGAIGTVGALMALARLPMPGRKILHPSITDDKFCLWIPSDSANFSEEGVKSFLSELGAEEITVVK, from the coding sequence ATGGTCGAAGGTCTGATCGAAAAGACCTTCGAATACACCTACCGCGAAACGACAAACGGCGTATTCGGTCTGTTCAGCACTCCCGAGCAGATCTCGCATGCGGCAAAAGAGACGGTGAAGAAAGGTTTTACCAACTTCGACTGCCTCACTCCGTTTCCCGTGCACGGCTTGGAATACGACATGGGCCTGAAGCGCTCGAAAATCCCGTATGTTACGTTTGTGATGGGACTTGTCGGTCTGGCAACGGCCATATTCTTACAGCTGAACGTGCATGAGATGGTCATTCCGGTAACGATCACACATGCCATCGATGCGATGCCGAACCTGAACTCGTATCCGATTAACTACGGCGGCAAGCCGACCTACTCCTGGCCGGCCATGCTGCCCATCGCCTTCGAGCTTACGGTTCTTTTCGCCGGAGCCATCGGCACGGTCGGCGCTCTGATGGCGCTGGCACGACTGCCGATGCCGGGTCGTAAGATCCTGCATCCTTCGATTACGGACGACAAATTCTGTCTCTGGATTCCCTCGGATTCCGCGAACTTCAGCGAAGAAGGCGTGAAAAGCTTTCTGAGCGAGCTCGGAGCAGAAGAAATCACGGTGGTGAAGTGA
- a CDS encoding c-type cytochrome yields the protein MKRYTVLAFSAALLASCNYSGNKSGAHYFLDMHDNMAVEAQEEDLSTLNRSFDGTYAKGADNIEVWSGPGAGLRVPPQGTVPRNYQPYLYDSGDFETPARELKNPLMATAEVLKNGQKQYNIYCGVCHGQLGHGDGPVTPRFADIPALAGGKSQVLDWEDGKFFHIITVGRARMKPYAAQISPENRWAIIHYIRLLQKQ from the coding sequence ATGAAACGTTATACAGTACTGGCCTTTTCGGCCGCCCTGCTGGCCTCGTGCAACTACTCGGGCAATAAGTCAGGCGCTCATTATTTCCTCGACATGCATGATAACATGGCTGTCGAGGCGCAGGAAGAGGACCTTTCGACTCTGAATCGTAGCTTCGACGGCACCTATGCAAAAGGCGCTGATAACATCGAAGTCTGGTCAGGGCCTGGCGCCGGTCTTCGTGTTCCACCTCAGGGCACGGTTCCGCGCAACTATCAGCCCTACCTTTATGATAGCGGCGACTTCGAAACGCCGGCCCGTGAGCTGAAGAATCCTCTGATGGCGACGGCTGAAGTTCTGAAGAACGGACAGAAGCAGTATAACATCTACTGCGGCGTCTGTCATGGACAGCTCGGTCATGGCGACGGCCCCGTTACGCCTCGTTTTGCCGACATCCCTGCTCTTGCAGGAGGCAAGTCGCAGGTGCTCGACTGGGAAGACGGCAAGTTCTTCCATATCATAACCGTCGGCCGCGCACGGATGAAGCCGTATGCCGCTCAGATCTCTCCCGAGAACCGCTGGGCGATCATTCACTACATCCGCCTGCTTCAGAAACAATAA
- a CDS encoding cytochrome c, translating to MNYRNTIIGSMATIALLASCKKETPIYEATAEALHNGSLYYNVSEANCKSCHGTDWNGNGPEARSLKEQGLAVPDFTAALSPDKTVLDYFKAITIGTEKTKSLPSAHAYQSHTDRSRWAMANFLYSLGKPSSDEARRKTASEAAMKEIQAAYSNSRRWYMGDNKPSAEREKAPALEALLSKAGFTPSSEISVVPVSDSRREGAFHAQDSQAEGYALYKSNCQSCHGVFGEGSQGAVHLGALPGEGEGKGGIPRLKPVHASIRDLAEVGALSAGALSSAHNDKDAFGQKSHALTEEQWELLADYIKSITGK from the coding sequence ATGAACTACAGGAATACGATCATCGGCAGCATGGCAACGATCGCCCTGCTTGCCTCGTGCAAGAAAGAGACTCCGATCTATGAAGCGACCGCAGAGGCACTTCACAACGGTTCTCTCTATTACAACGTTTCTGAGGCGAACTGTAAGTCCTGCCACGGAACGGATTGGAACGGCAACGGGCCCGAGGCCCGTTCTCTGAAAGAACAGGGACTGGCCGTTCCCGATTTCACAGCCGCTCTGTCTCCCGACAAAACGGTGCTGGATTATTTCAAGGCGATCACGATCGGCACCGAGAAAACGAAATCTCTGCCGTCGGCTCATGCCTACCAGAGCCATACGGACCGCTCTCGCTGGGCGATGGCGAACTTCCTCTATTCGCTTGGCAAGCCGTCCTCTGACGAAGCTCGTCGCAAGACGGCAAGCGAAGCGGCTATGAAAGAGATTCAGGCCGCCTATTCGAATAGCCGTCGCTGGTATATGGGCGATAACAAGCCTTCAGCAGAAAGAGAAAAAGCGCCTGCTCTTGAGGCCCTTCTTTCGAAGGCCGGATTCACGCCGAGCAGCGAGATCTCCGTCGTTCCCGTTTCGGATTCGCGTCGCGAAGGCGCCTTTCATGCACAGGACAGCCAGGCAGAGGGATATGCTCTCTATAAAAGCAACTGCCAGTCCTGCCACGGCGTATTCGGCGAAGGCTCTCAGGGAGCCGTTCATCTCGGCGCCCTGCCCGGTGAAGGCGAAGGCAAAGGCGGCATTCCGCGCCTGAAGCCCGTTCATGCCTCCATCCGTGACCTGGCCGAGGTCGGCGCCCTTTCAGCCGGAGCTCTGAGCTCCGCACACAACGATAAGGATGCGTTCGGACAGAAGTCGCATGCTCTGACTGAAGAGCAGTGGGAGCTTCTGGCCGATTACATTAAATCCATCACCGGAAAGTAA
- a CDS encoding cbb3-type cytochrome c oxidase subunit I: protein MIQTDRYSKSIVYFKNAGIVWTFLGLTAGLLNEMQMMFSVPGSDSPLSYGLLKAIAANMTIFGGFLSFFLAYALRILNAEGGKQKIDMIARVSFFLLQIGLGIGLVFIAAGYADGREYGEMNFHTDNMILLSIAIVLGLSIFNLNGQKLSAAAQFQLVTLSGMVVSFFLGNFGFPNSLITAVAPTSGIQDAVVQEYYRMAVLMFFVYLPLLTILYQAVPEKFGVEIQSQPAVRFQLLVSILFIPLAGAGALLYSVAPQTLQILGAYTSAALAVSVAAGTVNLHQSFKAAAGTASDGVVAAIRLGGTFLTLITVLQFVTRLPFAKHYLQYTAWNDADPFFTATTAGLIVLFVAAAMISSNGKNGPSGWVLAVLSTGVLLILPVTLIQGLLEGMAALGMTEDGAALKNPSWAAVSTVSSFVKGGTALQYVASLNGVILLAKLLIFVAFFPIMGSFFEEGDAALTAESKAA, encoded by the coding sequence ATGATACAGACAGATCGTTATTCCAAATCCATCGTGTATTTCAAGAACGCCGGTATCGTGTGGACCTTTCTCGGTCTTACAGCCGGACTGCTCAATGAAATGCAGATGATGTTCTCCGTTCCGGGCAGCGATTCTCCGCTCTCATACGGCCTTCTCAAGGCCATCGCTGCCAATATGACCATCTTCGGCGGTTTTCTGTCGTTCTTCCTGGCCTATGCTCTGCGCATTCTGAATGCAGAAGGCGGCAAGCAGAAGATTGATATGATCGCCCGTGTGTCGTTCTTCCTTCTTCAGATCGGTCTGGGCATCGGTCTTGTGTTCATCGCCGCCGGTTATGCCGACGGTCGTGAATACGGCGAGATGAACTTCCACACCGACAACATGATCCTGCTTTCAATCGCCATCGTGCTGGGCCTTTCGATCTTCAATCTGAACGGACAGAAGCTCTCTGCTGCCGCTCAATTCCAGCTTGTGACGCTTTCGGGCATGGTCGTCTCGTTCTTTCTCGGCAACTTCGGATTCCCGAATTCGCTGATTACGGCCGTCGCTCCGACGTCGGGCATCCAGGACGCCGTCGTGCAGGAATACTACCGCATGGCCGTGCTGATGTTCTTCGTCTATCTGCCGCTTCTCACCATCCTGTATCAGGCTGTGCCCGAGAAGTTCGGCGTTGAGATTCAGAGCCAGCCTGCCGTGCGCTTCCAGCTGCTTGTGTCGATTCTCTTTATTCCGCTTGCCGGCGCCGGAGCGCTTCTCTACTCCGTTGCTCCGCAAACGCTGCAGATCCTCGGCGCCTACACGTCGGCAGCCCTTGCCGTCTCTGTCGCTGCCGGAACGGTGAATCTTCATCAGAGTTTCAAGGCCGCTGCAGGCACAGCCTCTGACGGCGTTGTGGCAGCGATCCGACTGGGCGGTACGTTCCTGACGCTGATCACGGTGCTGCAGTTCGTTACCCGACTGCCCTTTGCAAAACACTATCTGCAGTATACGGCATGGAACGACGCCGATCCGTTCTTCACCGCCACGACGGCCGGTCTGATCGTGCTCTTTGTAGCGGCGGCGATGATCTCGTCGAACGGCAAAAACGGTCCTTCGGGCTGGGTGCTGGCCGTGCTCTCGACGGGCGTGCTTCTGATTCTTCCGGTTACGCTGATCCAGGGCCTGCTTGAAGGCATGGCCGCTCTTGGTATGACCGAAGACGGAGCCGCTCTGAAGAATCCGTCCTGGGCAGCCGTTTCGACGGTCAGCTCCTTTGTAAAAGGCGGAACCGCTCTTCAATACGTCGCCTCGCTGAACGGAGTGATCCTGCTTGCGAAGCTTCTGATCTTTGTCGCCTTCTTCCCCATTATGGGATCGTTCTTTGAAGAAGGCGATGCCGCTCTCACAGCTGAGAGCAAGGCAGCTTGA
- a CDS encoding cbb3-type cytochrome c oxidase subunit II: MKSIFENPIKLVGATIVLSVASFAAVAVLPFCGLDLHGAHAHTQAPEDPLVLKGHEVYYEAGCQSCHTQNIRPFKAEVVRFTNVEKYANTYSADAKELVFFTPSVMGSRRIGPDLSAAASKYTKEGLTELLQSKEGLHSFTHLFAGEEAGGSMQPLRMSWKIRWMMNAGIPFSDPYQRGVFDRLDESTRGDALVAYLLFLGKRNLSYESQFYKQ, from the coding sequence ATGAAATCGATCTTTGAAAATCCCATCAAACTGGTCGGTGCGACGATCGTTCTCTCTGTCGCATCGTTTGCAGCCGTCGCTGTGCTGCCCTTCTGCGGACTCGATCTGCACGGAGCGCATGCACATACGCAGGCGCCCGAAGATCCGCTTGTTCTGAAAGGACATGAGGTTTACTACGAAGCCGGATGCCAGAGCTGCCATACGCAGAACATCCGCCCGTTCAAGGCTGAGGTCGTGCGTTTCACAAACGTCGAGAAATACGCGAATACCTACAGCGCCGATGCGAAAGAACTCGTATTCTTCACGCCTTCGGTGATGGGCAGCCGCCGCATCGGACCGGACCTTTCTGCCGCCGCATCAAAATACACGAAGGAAGGCCTGACCGAGCTGCTACAGAGCAAAGAAGGCCTTCATAGCTTCACGCATCTCTTTGCCGGCGAAGAGGCCGGTGGAAGCATGCAGCCTCTGCGTATGTCGTGGAAGATCCGCTGGATGATGAATGCCGGTATTCCCTTCTCTGATCCGTATCAGCGCGGCGTATTCGACCGACTTGACGAGTCCACCCGCGGCGACGCCCTTGTAGCCTATCTGCTCTTCCTCGGAAAGCGGAACCTGTCCTACGAGTCGCAGTTCTACAAACAATAA
- a CDS encoding c-type cytochrome has product MSEHNNNPETKSTPGWVAYLFSLVLVIGIGATIYQVGFRAQSRQSMIREEMGTETIKPTIEIIPVRDAKAIANGEATYKRACFACHGMDLEGGVGPNLKDTEWYHPPSKETNLYKLVSTGISGAQAVKGVPMPPKGGAAISGIEVWEVIYYLSSRNPSIEKDAVSNVK; this is encoded by the coding sequence ATGTCTGAGCATAACAACAATCCTGAAACTAAGTCGACTCCGGGCTGGGTCGCTTACCTCTTCTCTCTCGTTCTGGTCATCGGTATCGGTGCGACCATCTATCAGGTGGGATTCCGCGCACAGAGCCGCCAGAGCATGATTCGCGAAGAGATGGGAACGGAAACGATCAAACCGACGATTGAGATCATTCCCGTGCGTGACGCGAAGGCGATCGCAAACGGGGAGGCCACTTACAAGCGTGCCTGCTTCGCCTGCCACGGAATGGATCTTGAGGGCGGCGTCGGCCCGAACCTGAAAGACACGGAATGGTATCATCCGCCGTCCAAAGAGACGAACCTCTACAAGCTCGTTTCTACGGGCATCTCGGGTGCACAGGCCGTTAAGGGCGTACCGATGCCTCCGAAGGGCGGCGCTGCAATTTCGGGCATCGAGGTCTGGGAGGTTATCTACTATCTTTCCAGCCGTAACCCCTCGATTGAAAAAGACGCCGTTTCAAACGTGAAGTAA
- a CDS encoding protein kinase domain-containing protein has protein sequence MPSVIAELNQVLASLKDAVRTEDVFGIPAAGTSSDELRATIKKTFLRLSQLTDPDLYPGDADAKELATEAHALLQAFYEQALSKVQSGEYGRAPQRGAEANSAASIATTRRHYRIEKALAQGDLATVFEGVCEEGEGEAAKIVIKLVEDPADNDLMQNEARIIKLLHAGEGVQTKHLPVLMDDFRTDDGRIGLVMRRIDGYDLHSVREKYVKGIPPRHIIWLFRRLLSVLGYAHSQGILHGNVDPAHIMIRPSDHNVWLIDWTCSIYKPASTGQGFRILNEKYSAPEVAEKKPPLPSSDLFSAARCMVYALGGNPETAEMPAEVDERIQRFIRFFLKESPMQRAQDAWEMYGMLDDLRAEVYGPHEFIPFEM, from the coding sequence ATGCCTTCCGTAATTGCAGAATTAAATCAGGTGCTTGCATCGCTCAAGGATGCGGTGCGCACAGAAGATGTCTTTGGAATCCCGGCTGCCGGAACGTCGAGCGACGAGTTGCGAGCGACGATTAAAAAGACCTTCCTGCGCCTGAGTCAGCTGACCGATCCCGATCTGTATCCCGGTGATGCCGATGCAAAGGAGCTGGCAACAGAGGCGCATGCCTTACTGCAAGCATTCTATGAGCAGGCCCTGAGCAAGGTTCAGTCGGGCGAATACGGCAGGGCTCCGCAGCGAGGCGCCGAGGCGAATTCCGCCGCTTCAATTGCGACGACGCGACGGCACTATCGTATCGAGAAGGCGCTGGCACAGGGTGATCTTGCTACGGTATTCGAGGGAGTATGCGAAGAAGGCGAGGGCGAGGCGGCAAAGATCGTCATCAAGCTGGTCGAAGATCCGGCGGATAACGATCTCATGCAAAACGAAGCGCGTATCATCAAGCTGCTTCATGCCGGCGAAGGGGTGCAGACGAAGCATCTGCCCGTGCTCATGGATGATTTCCGGACCGACGACGGCCGCATCGGCCTTGTGATGCGCCGCATCGACGGCTATGACCTGCATTCCGTGCGCGAGAAATACGTGAAGGGCATCCCACCGCGGCATATCATCTGGCTGTTCCGGCGTTTGCTATCGGTGCTCGGCTATGCGCACAGTCAGGGCATTCTGCACGGCAACGTCGATCCCGCTCATATTATGATACGGCCCTCAGATCATAACGTATGGTTGATCGACTGGACGTGCTCGATCTACAAGCCTGCATCGACCGGGCAGGGGTTTCGCATCCTGAACGAGAAATACAGCGCTCCCGAGGTTGCTGAAAAGAAGCCGCCTCTACCTTCCTCTGATCTGTTCTCGGCCGCTCGCTGTATGGTCTATGCTCTGGGCGGGAATCCCGAGACGGCTGAGATGCCGGCCGAAGTCGATGAACGCATACAGCGCTTCATCAGATTCTTCTTAAAAGAAAGCCCCATGCAGCGCGCTCAGGACGCCTGGGAGATGTACGGTATGCTGGATGATCTGCGAGCCGAGGTCTACGGCCCCCACGAGTTTATTCCGTTTGAGATGTGA
- a CDS encoding type II toxin-antitoxin system Phd/YefM family antitoxin, which yields METISISKLKAHLSDALKKVGKGTEYVVMDRSHPVARLIPFSGNLRITIQEPQNPGKIVQRRFAGNLDLDPVDILLQDRSGEYR from the coding sequence ATGGAGACTATATCCATTTCCAAACTGAAGGCCCATCTCAGCGATGCGCTAAAAAAAGTTGGAAAGGGGACTGAATATGTGGTGATGGACAGGAGCCATCCCGTTGCAAGACTGATCCCTTTTTCGGGCAATCTCAGAATTACGATTCAGGAGCCACAGAACCCCGGGAAAATCGTCCAACGAAGGTTCGCCGGAAACCTCGACCTGGATCCTGTAGATATTCTCTTACAAGATCGGAGCGGAGAATATCGTTGA
- a CDS encoding type II toxin-antitoxin system VapC family toxin produces the protein MIVYLDTSVLLRWLLNHNNAYSDFFSWDRCYVSELLWIESNRTLNRLRLESRITDQDYSDLRLNLSEVYSTFQIIEIGDAVKKRAGEPFPTVIGTLDAIHLSSALFLSEELRDASLVLLTHDVQLALAAVACGLSVAGMGNRA, from the coding sequence TTGATTGTATACCTTGATACTTCTGTTCTCCTTCGGTGGCTGTTGAATCATAATAATGCCTATTCCGATTTTTTTTCCTGGGACCGATGCTATGTGAGCGAGCTTCTATGGATTGAAAGCAATCGCACTCTAAATCGGCTGCGTCTTGAAAGTCGGATAACGGATCAAGACTACTCCGATCTTCGCCTGAATCTATCGGAGGTCTATTCGACCTTTCAAATAATTGAAATCGGCGATGCAGTTAAGAAAAGAGCTGGCGAACCGTTTCCTACCGTCATCGGAACGCTGGACGCCATTCATCTCTCATCTGCCCTTTTTCTCTCAGAAGAATTACGGGATGCTTCATTGGTGCTCCTGACACACGACGTTCAACTGGCCCTGGCTGCCGTTGCCTGTGGACTCTCCG